The Erythrolamprus reginae isolate rEryReg1 chromosome 5, rEryReg1.hap1, whole genome shotgun sequence genome window below encodes:
- the LOC139168514 gene encoding amine oxidase [copper-containing] 3-like — protein sequence MNWKVISSIIAICITIIIMFVLIFRNRGEKSMGCQSSSQGPGEGGQAAASQVFRDLTPEEMIQVKKYLKSNLGVRMVDASTAKPTDNCIFSITLQLPPKAAVLQFLDYQGFKPAREALAVVHFGNQPVPNVTEFVVGPLPKPKYHQDVTLQKYGKMLPYHQRFPLTTDVIQIYKMVLLKEYLKAPNFMTKAFNFPIKIFMFTFALPPGLKSGDRQVWLNHLQYKPGSYLHPVGFEILVNFSSLDYSQWKVIKAFYNGQYFEGMRDLEKQFNMGKVKVNKVKPAPRDGGYSSLKPRVPSQGPGPLHYEPRGPRYRIQDNHVTFMSWSLAFGIDNNRGPRIFDVRFRGERIVYELSLQDASIIYGSNSPTMMSVRSMDMVFGFGSRMYTLTQGVDCPYLATYLDVHSFLDTSSPTIHKKAMCIFEQNSELPVRRHFESIQSPFYGGLSDSCLVIRFISTLGNYNYIWNFAFHQNGAVSVHLLATGYILTAFFFEDATDFGSKVQEWVTGTIHTHNINFKVDMDIGGVGNMLVGNDMAFETLQAPWSPEHKIYRMKKVRKVFNTENQAAFRLHDAMPNYIYFAANDKNNKWGHEKGYRIQIVSFSGDHLSESDPLEPGFSWGRYKLAVTKRKEKEETSNSIYSQMDPWDPPVDFSDFINNETIVNEDLVAWINTGFLHIPHAEDVPNTATIGNVIGFFLKPYNYFDDDPSMYSPDSVYFDKLQDPTSCEVNQLACLAKSASCLPIFPSFTYEGFKNLTTF from the exons ATGAATTGGAAAGTGATTTCTTCTATTATAGCAATAtgcatcaccatcatcatcatgttTGTTCTGATTTTCCGAAATAGAGGAGAAAAATCTATGGGTTGTCAGAGCTCTTCCCAAGGGCCAGGCGAAGGAGGTCAGGCTGCTGCCAGCCAGGTTTTTCGTGATTTAACTCCAGAAGAGATGATCCAAgtaaaaaagtatttaaaatccAACCTGGGAGTGCGAATGGTAGATGCGTCAACAGCTAAGCCAACAGACAATTGTATCTTTTCCATCACCTTGCAACTCCCTCCCAAAGCAGCAGTGCTACAATTCCTAGATTATCAAGGGTTCAAGCCTGCACGGGAAGCTCTGGCTGTGGTTCATTTTGGAAATCAGCCAGTTCCGAATGTCACTGAGTTTGTAGTAGGTCCTCTTCCAAAGCCAAAGTATCATCAAGATGTTACATTACAGAAGTATGGAAAGATGTTGCCTTATCACCAAAGGTTCCCTTTGACGACTGATGTGATTCAAATATACAAAATGGTGCTGCTAAAGGAATATCTCAAGGCTCCAAATTTCATGACAAAAGCCTTTAATTTTCCAATAAAAATTTTCATGTTCACTTTTGCATTGCCACCAGGGCTAAAATCAGGAGATCGTCAAGTCTGGCTAAATCACTTACAGTATAAGCCAGGTAGCTATTTACATCCAGTTGGATTTGAGATTCTGGTGAATTTTAGCAGCCTGGATTATTCTCAGTGGAAGGTGATAAAAGCATTTTATAATGGACAATATTTTGAGGGCATGAGAGATCTCGAAAAGCAATTCAATATGGGAAAGGTTAAAGTAAACAAGGTTAAACCAGCCCCTCGTGATGGGGGGTATTCCTCACTGAAGCCGAGGGTGCCGTCACAAGGACCAGGCCCTTTGCATTATGAACCTCGTGGACCACGCTATAGAATTCAGGACAACCATGTTACCTTCATGTCTTGGAGTTTGGCTTTTGGAATTGATAACAACAGAGGACCACGTATCTTCGATGTCAGATTTAGAGGAGAGAGAATAGTCTATGAGTTAAGTTTGCAAGATGCAAGTATTATCTATGGCTCCAATAGTCCTACAATGATGTCTGTCAGATCCATGGACATGGTCTTTGGATTTGGGTCTAGAATGTACACACTCACACAAGGGGTGGATTGTCCCTACCTAGCTACTTACCTCGATGTCCATAGTTTCCTTGATACTTCATCCCCTACTATCCACAAAAAGGCCATGTGCATCTTTGAACAGAATTCCGAATTGCCTGTGAGACGTCATTTTGAAAGCATTCAGTCTCCATTTTATGGGGGATTGTCTGACTCGTGTCTGGTTATCAGATTCATATCTACACTTGGTAACTATAACTATATCTGGAACTTTGCTTTTCATCAGAATGGAGCTGTTAGTGTCCATCTTCTTGCCACCGGATACATCCTAACTGCTTTTTTCTTTGAGGATGCCACAGACTTTGGCAGCAAAGTTCAAGAGTGGGTAACAGGAACAATTCACACCCACAATATCAATTTCAAAGTGGATATGGACATTGGTG GTGTGGGAAATATGCTGGTTGGCAATGACATGGCCTTTGAGACACTGCAGGCCCCTTGGAGCCCAGAACATAAGATTTATCGAATGAAGAAGGTGAGGAAAGTTTTCAATACGGAGAACCAAGCCGCATTCCGCCTCCATGATGCCATGCCCAACTACATTTATTTTGCTgccaatgacaaaaacaataagTGGGGCCATGAAAAAGGCTACCGGATTCAGATAGTCAGCTTTTCTGGAGACCATCTATCAGAATCTGATCCACTGGAGCCAGGATTCAGTTGGGGCAG GTACAAGTTAGCTGTCACAAAgcggaaggagaaggaggagaccaGTAACAGCATCTACAGCCAAATGGATCCCTGGGACCCTCCTGTTGACTTTTCTGACTTCATAAACAATGAGACTATTGTCAATGAG GATCTGGTTGCCTGGATCAATACTGGCTTTCTACATATTCCACATGCTGAGGATGTGCCCAATACTGCAACCATTGGGAATGTGATTGGTTTCTTTTTGAAACCATACAATTATTTTGATGATGATCCTTCCATGTATTCTCCAGACAGTGTTTACTTCGACAAACTGCAAGATCCCACTTCCTGTGAGGTCAACCAACTTGCATGTCTGGCAAAAAGTGCTTCATGTTTGCCTATTTTCCCCTCTTTCACTTATGAGGGCTTTAAAAACCTAACAACTTTCTAA